Part of the Methanomicrobia archaeon genome is shown below.
GATATTTTCGGACCTGTTGATCGTCCGTACGTGACCGTAAAAGTATTTGGCGGCTTAAAGGGAGCGAAGTTGGAAGAACTCAAGCATAAGGAATTATATGTTCTCTGATTGAGGGGAGAAGGTGAAGGAGGATGCATGAAGAGGAGCCAGAGGGAAACGTTGAAGAGGCCTTTGGGCGATCCGATATGGATAGGGAGCGTTTACAGCGACTCAGTGAGCGTCAACGTCGGAAAAGATTGAGCAGGACGATTGGGAAGCAGCGTTTGGTTGCTCAAGCTGAGATAGACCGATTATCCGCGCTGCTTGCTATACCTGAAGAGACGAGAGAGGGCAGCTTGGCGATATACCGACAAGCTTGGGAGAATGATTTGATTCATGGGCGTTCAATAGAGAAGATATTGGCTGCATCTATTTACATGGCGTGCCGTAAAACGAAGGAGCCGAAAACGCTTGATGAGATAGAAAATGCAACGAAGGTGGGGCGAAAGGATATAATAAAGACCTGCAAGTTATTGGCAAAGCGGCTTGGCATGCGGCTCGCTCCAGCATCTCCGGAGGAGTATGTGCGCAGCTTTTGCGCTAAATTGAATTTGAAGCAACCCGTCGAGGATCGCGCTCTGGAGATAATAAATGAAGCGCTGAGGCGGGATATAACAAGCGGAAGAGGTCCTACGGGCATAGCCGCGTCGGCGATCTACATAGCCGCTATCCTGTGTGACGATCGGAAGACGCAAAAGGATGTTGCAGAAGTGACCGGTGTTACGGAAGTAACGCTACGTGTGCGGTACAAAGAGTTGGCGCGGGAATTGGGCATAAAAGTGGAGTAGCCGGATTCTTCAGTGCATGTACCAAATCAGATAGAGAACACGAATTCACGAATAACATCATGAAATCAAGCGGATCTGAGCGGGCATTTGAAGTGATACCTGCGGTAGACTTAAAAGGGGGCAGATGCGTCCAGTTGCGACAGGGCAAGAAAGAGGACGTGATCTTCTCTGCCGCAGACGATCCTGCGAAGATCGCGAGGCAATGGGTGATGCGGGGTGCGAGCAGATTGCATATCATCGATTTGGATGCGGCGCTACAGGAAGCGCAGACCAATTTCGTGGTAGTTAAACGCATAGCGGAGTCAGAAGGGGTGAAGGGAAGGGCGAAGA
Proteins encoded:
- the tfb gene encoding transcription initiation factor IIB (stabilizes TBP binding to an archaeal box-A promoter; responsible for recruiting RNA polymerase II to the pre-initiation complex), whose product is MHEEEPEGNVEEAFGRSDMDRERLQRLSERQRRKRLSRTIGKQRLVAQAEIDRLSALLAIPEETREGSLAIYRQAWENDLIHGRSIEKILAASIYMACRKTKEPKTLDEIENATKVGRKDIIKTCKLLAKRLGMRLAPASPEEYVRSFCAKLNLKQPVEDRALEIINEALRRDITSGRGPTGIAASAIYIAAILCDDRKTQKDVAEVTGVTEVTLRVRYKELARELGIKVE